A single window of Flavipsychrobacter sp. DNA harbors:
- a CDS encoding CvpA family protein, protein MLLDIITITIIIAFFIRGYMKGIIIAAFSVLALILGTLAALRLSERLATYLLEEDIVTSGWSQIVSYIILFVGVVIIVRMIAKALDATLKAAMLGWLNKTIGGLLYAAMGAVVWSALLWLGTEIHFITPQHISESSTYAYIRPIAPWIADKVGYLIPMIKNVFGDLEVFFSKVNQILPEHVDTP, encoded by the coding sequence ATGTTATTGGATATCATCACGATAACAATAATTATTGCATTTTTCATACGCGGCTATATGAAGGGAATCATTATAGCCGCGTTTTCTGTTTTAGCATTAATACTAGGTACACTTGCAGCATTAAGACTGTCTGAACGTTTGGCAACTTACCTGCTGGAAGAAGATATAGTAACTAGTGGTTGGAGCCAGATCGTTAGTTATATCATATTATTCGTGGGCGTTGTCATCATAGTAAGAATGATCGCTAAAGCGCTAGATGCTACTTTAAAAGCTGCTATGCTTGGCTGGCTCAACAAAACCATTGGTGGCTTATTGTATGCCGCTATGGGAGCTGTAGTGTGGAGTGCCTTGCTCTGGTTAGGCACCGAGATCCACTTCATCACACCGCAGCACATCAGTGAGTCCAGTACCTATGCCTATATACGCCCTATAGCACCTTGGATAGCTGATAAAGTAGGCTATCTAATACCTATGATAAAAAATGTCTTTGGCGATTTAGAAGTATTCTTCTCCAAGGTAAACCAAATACTACCTGAACATGTGGATACTCCTTGA